Proteins encoded in a region of the Megalops cyprinoides isolate fMegCyp1 chromosome 3, fMegCyp1.pri, whole genome shotgun sequence genome:
- the LOC118774156 gene encoding olfactory receptor 1G1-like, with product MDNISHFTTFFLSEIKESMSVKHTYFTLSLAVYLLIIVFNVTLIVTILLEKSLHEPMYIFLCNLCINGLFGTAGFYPKFMYDLISDTHVISYSGCFLQFFVIYTSAVCDITLLTVMAYDRYVAICRPLDYHSVMTNNTLMKLLLFSWLLPACSASTALLLTNQLSLCGSHIDKLYCDNVSMVLLSCEPAVINNIYGFFVIVVYVSLVIFIICSYSKLITTCMKSTESKTKFMHTCVPHLLSLCNFAVALLFDTTYVRYGMRDVPQSLRNFLALEFLIIPPIFNPLIYGLKLTEVRKRLLRAVKVKVTNPLYNVKKEVVAH from the coding sequence ATGGACAATATATCCCATTTTACGACATTCTTTCTCTCAGAAATTAAGGAATCAATGTcagtcaaacacacatattttactctctctcttgctgtatATCTTCtaataattgtatttaatgTGACTTTGATAGTGACAATCCTGCTGGAGAAATCCCTCCATGAGCCCATGTACATATTCCTGTGTAATCTGTGTATTAATGGACTGTTTGGAACAGCTGGTTTCTACCCCAAATTCATGTATGATTTAATCTCTGACACGCATGTGATCTCATACAGTGGGTGCTTCTTgcaattttttgttatttacacctctgctgtgtgtgacattacattattaacagTGATGGCTTATGACAGGTATGTGGCAATCTGCAGACCCTTAGACTATCACTCTGTCATGACAAACAACACTCTCATGAAATTACTTCTGTTTTCCTGGCTTTTACCTGCTTGTTCTGCATCTACAGCACTTCTATTAACAAACCAATTGTCATTATGTGGTTCCCACATTGACAAGCTCTATTGTGACAACGTGTCCATGGTGCTGCTATCTTGTGAACCTGcagttattaataatatttatggattttttgtaattgttgtgtatgtttctcttgtgatttttattatttgttcttATAGTAAACTGATCACTACATGCATGAAGTCCACAGAAAGCAAAACTAAATTTATGCACACCTGTGTGCCACACTTGctgtctttatgtaattttgCAGTTGCTTTACTTTTTGATACAACTTACGTTCGTTATGGAATGAGGGATGTCCCACAAAGTCTACGAAATTTTTTGGCCTTAGAATTTCTGATAATCCCACCTATTTTTAACCCCTTAATTTATGGATTAAAACTGACTGAGGTTCGCAAAAGACTCCTGAGAGCTGTGAAAGTTAAAGTGACAAACCCActgtataatgtaaaaaaagaggTAGTAGCACACTGA